The Henckelia pumila isolate YLH828 chromosome 2, ASM3356847v2, whole genome shotgun sequence genome includes a window with the following:
- the LOC140879083 gene encoding disease resistance protein RPP8-like, which yields MAAEAVVSVALETLGNLLIQEAAFLRGVSDQVEGLRIEFGRMQSLLKDADRKQHESETIRNWIQETRYLAYRAEDVLEEHVVKFGSGNGKGFINILKRFLFFVSEIGTLHKLGSEIERIKSCITILTGHMNERGIQALITRDHEEETNSDESRRLFIRKTYAHEELQHFVGMEDDIEKLVSLLVSDQERRCHRVIGVWGMGGSGKTSVAKKVYKHVDVVRFFESFAWVCITQKCQIQSVIQDIFRQLLQEKKKDIKDMTVDELVEQIYNVQIGKKCLIVVDDIWKLDDWKCLRKCFPDVVGSRSKILLTTRHGNVAEIGYPVKLKGFTEDEAWELLRLKAFAKIGFEGPWNVSEYEILGRKVIQKCGCLPLVVAVIGGILSGKNSLREWKLASEDVNSYIRRGEERGVAGEVEEVLTLSYDELPYHLKPCFLSLGFLREDESIFVERIYDIWMAEGFIQSKHVGESETMRDVAKWYMYELQFRSMVQFDHDLSSLSLHDSILDLCRSKAKEEEFLKVMDRSIDNSSRAYRLVVHVDDDDHDLSFLNSSENIIPLRSVQIFISSFFDMIPLPKKIMHLPQFISLRTLIVYYCELRGKCFRGIENLIHLRLLGLMYCKWERFSLESVHKLSFLQTLDLSGTMILSSIVKSPPVDTYCKIRQLRNLSLPFILSTEFNTERKLRLKNLSQLETLYGFDCQIYDLNDLIHLRKLRTLRCNRVDDNESLVQIVDYICGSNLKWIYIYIQHCNLDASDALLNLLKSPNVTLELSIESCKLSKLPRLETLDFSNMCPGLVELKLDGIDIGEDIMQALGKFPNLKTLGLRHVRFGGGEGMICGAGSFPRLKELSFSVKVEGKFELRIDESAMPNLSSMQILRCSEINLNIPERLRFFAHTKVCNLCA from the exons ATGGCGGCCGAAGCTGTTGTCTCTGTAGCATTGGAAACGCTCGGAAATTTGTTGATACAAGAAGCAGCATTTCTGAGAGGAGTGAGTGATCAAGTAGAGGGACTCCGAATCGAGTTTGGCCGCATGCAATCACTCTTGAAAGACGCAGATCGGAAGCAACACGAAAGCGAAACTATTCGAAACTGGATACAAGAAACCAGGTATCTAGCATACAGAGCCGAGGATGTGCTAGAAGAACATGTCGTAAAATTCGGGTCCGGAAATGGAAAGGGTTTTATTAACATTCTCAAAAGATTCCTCTTTTTTGTAAGTGAAATAGGCACTTTACACAAACTTGGTTCTGAAATAGAAAGAATCAAGTCATGTATCACCATCCTCACGGGACACATGAACGAGCGTGGCATACAGGCCTTAATCACACGTGATCATGAAGAGGAAACTAATTCTGATGAGAGCAGACGACTTTTCATTAGAAAAACCTATGCTCATGAGGAGCTTCAACACTTCGTTGGGATGGAAGACGACATCGAAAAGCTTGTTTCTCTTTTAGTTTCTGATCAAGAACGTCGTTGCCATCGAGTTATTGGTGTATGGGGAATGGGCGGTTCCGGGAAAACCTCTGTTGCCAAGAAGGTTTATAAGCACGTCGATGTCGTAAGATTTTTTGAGTCGTTTGCTTGGGTTTGCATAACCCAAAAATGCCAGATACAATCTGTGATTCAAGATATCTTTCGGCAGCTTCTCCAGGAAAAAAAGAAAGACATCAAAGATATGACTGTAGACGAGTTGGTGGAACAAATTTATAATGTTCAAATCGGGAAAAAATGTCTGATTGTAGTCGATGATATTTGGAAACTCGATGATTGGAAATGTTTGAGAAAATGTTTCCCGGATGTTGTTGGAAGCCGCAGCAAAATATTACTCACAACTCGTCATGGAAACGTTGCAGAAATTGGATATCCGGTGAAACTCAAGGGTTTCACAGAAGACGAAGCATGGGAGCTCCTCCGCTTGAAAGCTTTTGCTAAGATTGGTTTTGAAG GACCATGGAATGTTTCAGAATATGAGATATTAGGAAGGAAGGTGATACAGAAATGTGGTTGTTTGCCACTAGTAGTTGCTGTGATTGGAGGGATATTGAGTGGTAAAAATTCTTTACGCGAATGGAAATTAGCGAGCGAAGATGTGAATTCTTACATAAGGAGAGGTGAAGAAAGAGGAGTGGCAGGAGAGGTGGAGGAAGTGTTGACTTTAAGTTATGATGAATTACCATATCATCTTAAACCTTGTTTTCTTTCTTTGGGGTTTCTACGAGAAGACGAGAGTATATTTGTAGAAAGAATCTATGATATTTGGATGGCAGAAGGTTTCATTCAATCAAAACATGTTGGCGAAAGCGAAACAATGCGCGATGTGGCAAAGTGGTATATGTATGAGCTACAATTTCGAAGTATGGTTCAGTTTGATCATGATCTTTCGTCACTGTCTCTTCACGACTCGATACTGGACTTGTGCCGATCCAAGGCTAAAGAGGAGGAGTTTCTCAAGGTTATGGACAGAAGCATTGATAATTCTAGTAGAGCATATAGACTGGTCGTGCACGTCGATGATGACGACCATGACTTGAGCTTTCTTAACTCATCAGAAAACATTATCCCATTACGATCCGTGCAAATTTTTATATCTTCATTCTTTGACATGATTCCTCTACCCAAAAAAATCATGCATCTCCCGCAGTTCATATCTCTTAGAACACTGATCGTTTACTATTGTGAGTTGAGAGGGAAATGCTTCCGCGGAATAGAGAATTTAATCCATCTTCGATTGTTGGGTTTGATGTATTGTAAATGGGAAAGGTTTTCATTGGAATCGGTCCACAAGCTATCTTTTCTACAAACACTTGATTTGTCTGGTACCATGATATTATCATCGATCGTGAAGTCACCTCCAGTGGATACATATTGCAAGATTCGGCAATTGAGGAATTTATCTCTTCCATTTATCTTGTCAACTGAATTCAATACAGAAAGAAAGCTGAGATTAAAGAACTTGTCTCAGCTAGAGACTCTATATGGATTTGACTGCCAAATTTACGATTTGAACGATCTCATTCATTTGCGAAAGCTGCGAACTCTTCGATGTAATAGAGTAGATGACAATGAAAGTCTGGTTCAAATAGTTGATTACATTTGTGGAAGCAATCTAAAAtggatatatatttatattcaacaTTGTAATTTGGATGCATCAGATGCACTATTAAATCTACTCAAAAGTCCGAATGTTACACTTGAACTTAGTATCGAGTCATGTAAATTGTCGAAGCTGCCTCGATTAGAAACCTTAGACTTCTCAAACATGTGTCCAGGCCTCGTGGAGTTGAAGTTAGATGGTATAGATATTGGGGAGGATATCATGCAAGCACTAGGCAAGTTTCCAAATCTAAAAACTCTCGGGTTGCGGCACGTTCGATTCGGCGGCGGGGAAGGAATGATCTGCGGTGCTGGAAGCTTTCCTCGGCTTAAAGAACTTTCTTTCTCGGTTAAAGTTGAAGGGAAGTTTGAGTTGAGGATCGATGAATCTGCCATGCCCAATCTATCATCCATGCAGATTCTGCGTTGCTCTGAAATCAATCTTAATATTCCAGAAAGATTGAGATTTTTTGCTCATACAAAAGTTTGTAACTTGTGCGCTTAA
- the LOC140884502 gene encoding transcription factor PRE5-like, whose translation MSSRRSRSGNSGVSRISDDQIADLVYKLQQFLPEIRGHRRSDKVPAAKILQETCNYIKNLHREVDNLSGRLAELLESTDRESAEAAIIRSLLM comes from the exons ATGTCTAGCAGAAGATCACGTTCAGGGAATTCGGGAGTTTCCAGGATAAGTGATGATCAGATCGCCGATCTCGTGTACAAACTGCAACAATTTTTACCAGAGATACGCGGCCACCGGCGATCCGACAAG GTTCCGGCTGCGAAGATATTGCAGGAGACATGTAACTACATCAAGAACTTGCACCGAGAGGTCGATAATCTGAGCGGCCGATTAGCCGAGCTCTTGGAATCGACGGACCGGGAGAGTGCGGAAGCAGCCATAATAAGGAGCTTACTAATGTGA